Proteins co-encoded in one Neofelis nebulosa isolate mNeoNeb1 chromosome 2, mNeoNeb1.pri, whole genome shotgun sequence genomic window:
- the GJB4 gene encoding gap junction beta-4 protein, with amino-acid sequence MNWASLQGLLSGVNKYSTALGRIWLSVVFIFRVLVYVVAAEEVWDDEQKDFVCNTKQPGCPNVCYDEFFPVSHVRLWALQLILVTCPSLLVVMHVAYRQERERKHRLKHGPNAPSLYDNPSKKRGGLWWTYLLSLVFKAAVDSAFLYIFHRLYQDYDMPRVVACSESPCPHTVDCYISRPTEKKVFTYFMVATAVICILLNLSEVVYLVGKRCLETFSPKRQRSPRRDHLPDTCPPYVLSQREHPQDGNSVLMKAGSATLDAGGFP; translated from the coding sequence ATGAACTGGGCGTCCCTGCAGGGCCTCCTGAGCGGGGTCAACAAGTACTCCACGGCGCTAGGCCGCATCTGGCTGTCGGTGGTGTTCATCTTCCGCGTGCTGGTGTACGTGGTGGCCGCGGAGGAGGTGTGGGACGACGAGCAGAAGGACTTCGTCTGCAACACCAAGCAGCCAGGCTGCCCCAACGTCTGTTACGACGAGTTCTTCCCCGTGTCCCACGTGCGCCTCTGGGCCCTGCAGCTCATCCTGGTCACCTGCCCCTCGCTGCTCGTGGTCATGCACGTCGCCTACCGCCAGGAGCGGGAGCGGAAGCACCGCCTGAAGCACGGCCCCAACGCCCCGTCCCTGTACGACAACCCCAGCAAGAAGCGGGGCGGGCTCTGGTGGACGTACTTGCTGAGTCTCGTTTTCAAGGCTGCCGTCGACTCTGCCTTCCTCTACATCTTCCACCGCCTCTACCAGGACTACGACATGCCCCGGGTGGTGGCCTGCTCCGAGTCCCCTTGCCCCCACACTGTGGACTGCTACATCTCCCGACCCACGGAGAAGAAGGTCTTCACCTACTTCATGGTGGCCACAGCTGTGATCTGCATCCTGCTCAACCTCAGTGAGGTCGTCTACCTGGTGGGCAAGAGGTGCCTGGAGACCTTCAGCCCGAAGCGCCAGCGGTCTCCGCGCCGGGATCACCTGCCCGATACGTGCCCCCCATATGTCCTCTCCCAGAGAGAGCACCCCCAAGATGGGAACTCTGTCCTAATGAAGGCCGGGTCGGCCACGTTGGATGCAGGTGGGTTTCCATAA